CTCGTCAATGATTGTCACATATAGTCGTCTATCATTAATTCCATCAATCATGAAAGAGGCGTTGATCTCAGAAAGTATTATGTTCTTCAGTACATTCGGATCTAACGCGGTCTGGACCGGATCTACTGCTCCACTTGCGATGAGATCAATTAATTCGTAAAGCTCCTCAATACCACCCGGCAATGGATCACGATGATTTTGAATCTGCTCTACGTCCAGTTCGGGAAAATTTAGATAATCATCCACACAACTGCATCCTTGACGGTCTCCCTGGGCAGCACAGCTCCAATCACCACCAATATCTGTTCCTAAATCACATATAGTATATGGATTGTCGCAGTCGACATCGTCATCATCATTGTCGGTATCATCATCGCCTAAGTTGTCATCCGCATCGCCTAGTCGCACCTCGTCGGAGTCGCTATCGCAACCAACGAAAGTAGTTAATATTAATATGATTACAAACAAGCCCTGCAAGATGGGAACTCTGCGAAATCCTTGGTAATGCATACTGAGGCCTCACATACATGACTTCATTTACGAAAACCATACATATATACTTCGTATGTGTGGAAATTACAACGGCCAACAGGATAAAGTTTCGAGGATTAATCAGCCGATCAGCTCGTGGATATCACAATCTAGGGCTTGGGCTCGCATCACGGACAGGTTCCGTGATGGGGATCAGGGCCGCCGTAGTAAGCTCCGTCGAGGTACTCGTTGCCAACACCGCCCACACAGAAGATCGATCCCACATCAGACCTGTCTTTAAACATGCCGACGTGTAGTTCATTGCCATAAAATTCATTGCCACTCGACTTGGCATCGAGTATCTCCACGGAATTCTGGGAATTTTTATTAAGTACGATTCTATTGCCCCGAAAAATGTTATGCGATGAGCCGTAAAAGTGGCTGCCGTCCTTGTTGCCCAGGTTCATCTCGTTGTTTTGAATGATGTTATTGTCGGATTTACTTATCCAGATAGCGTTGCAGCCGCTCTCGTTCCGCGTGTAGACGGAGTTAATCTCGATCAGATTGCGGGCACCACCAAACAGCATCAGGTTGGATTCCATGACATCCGCATTCTCGTTTGATGAAGAAATTCTCCGCACCACCGAATCAAAGCAGGACCTGCATGCGATGCCGGTATTGAACGAATTCTTGGCGACAATATCCTCGATCACGATCCTGTGGTTCTCCAGACCGTCCTGCGAGGGTGTGACCTGAAGGTGCATATTGCGCGATCCCTTAATCGTCATCTGGTGGAGCAGGATGTCGCTGAAATGACCATAACATTCAACGCTGTTGTAATAATCCAGAATAGTGAATCCGCCGACCGTTACGTCGTGAAGTCGGCCCGCCAGCTTGATCGCCACCCCCCTGCCGTTCCCCTGGAGGGTAACGCCCTCGCCGATCAGGGTGACGCCCGAGGCGGCGATGATAATCACACCGTTTTCCTCCGGATCGGGGATTCTATAGGCGTTGGGACAGATGACCGTGTCCGACGTAATGCGCATATCATTATATGGAATTACACAATTAACAGCGTTGCCATCGTCTCTGCCTGCGTCATCGTGCGCATCGCCTGGTCCGTGGTTCCCGGAGCCTTTGTCGCAACCGACACAACATGACGCTGCCACGATGATTACAAGCCAAAATCGCCATCCAGAGGCTTCCGGAAATGCCCTTGACAACACCGACCTCCCCTAACTTGGATCATTGCCGTAAATTGTAATAACTATAAATATATACGACGTATATGTAAAGATTATTAAAGTCGACAGGTAGTATCGGGTACAGGTCAGCCGATCAGCTCGTGGATATCGCAGTCCAGGGCTTGGGCCGAATGTCTCGATAAGAGCCCTTCGCTGAGAAAAAAATAGAGGCGCTTACTGCCGGGAATGGGTGCGGAAGAACTCGGCCAGGGTCGGCTTGTCCATCTGGCCCTCTGCCGTCGCCAGGGTCAGGCGCTCGTACTCGGATTCCTCGGCAGAAACCTGGACCCCATTGATCTCGAGAAAAACCAGCGCGCACAGCAGCCCGGTACGCTTGTTGCCGTCCACGAAGGGATGGTTGCGGACAATGTGAAAGAGATAGGCCGCTGCCATCTCGAAGATGTCCGCGTGCAAGAAGGCGCTTTCAAAGACCGCCTGTGGCTGGGCCAGCGCGGACTCCAGCAACCCGCGATCCCGCAGGCCTGTGGAGCCGCCGAAGCGCGAGAGCTGGAGGGTATGGATCTCCAGCGCGTCCTCCAGGTCAAGAAACTCCGGGTTCATTTAGCGAGGTTGCGAAGCGTCTGCTCGTGGGTCTTCATCATCCGCTTGGTCGCCTTGCGGACGCGCGATTTGTGGTCATTCCCGCGCGCCGGCCGCACGTGAAGCCCCTCGCCGTCCGTTGTGATCTCAAGGGGCGTGTCCGGTTCGATCTTGAGCAGATCGAGGATCGGCCGGTCGATCACCAACGCGAGACTGTTGCCGTGCCTGATCAGGGTCTTGACCATGTTTCACCCTCTCCTTTGGTACAACACCATGTTTACATTGTTGCACCATCGACCACTGAGGTCAAGAGTCGGAACAAGCAGGATGAATTACAATTTAATTAAATATTGGCGGGGGTTCAGGAGTCAATTTGTGTGATTCACCGGCCCCGAAAATCCCTCCTCCGCATTAAGGTTCTTTAAGTCCGGCCATCCCCATGATGCCGATGGCCACGGGAAGGGAAAGCAAGTAGGTCAGAAGTGTTGTCGGACGCCACTTGGTGTCGACTTGGCCCTGTCGATAAGCGAAAACCGTGTTCGAGCACAGGTTGCCGAAGTAGACGGCGCAGATCTGAGCCTCGATGGCAGCGGTTCGTTGGGAACCGTATTTGTCCAGCATTCTGTTCCTGGCGCCCGATGTCACCTGGCCGTCGCAGTCGGACCAGTGCTGGGCGTAGAGCACGACCGTAGCGTCTTCGGGGTCCAGATCCTCGAACTCCGTGGCCAGCAGCGCGCGCACCTCCTCTTCGGCCAAGCCCTTTTCCAAGGCCGTCTTGGTGTGCAGCCAGCTACAGTAGCGGCAATTGTTCACGCCGCTGACGGCCAGACAGATCTTCTCGTTTAGCTGTTTCGAGATCTTTTGGTCCGCAGGCAGCAGGCTCATCCCCATCATC
The Candidatus Alcyoniella australis DNA segment above includes these coding regions:
- a CDS encoding AbrB/MazE/SpoVT family DNA-binding domain-containing protein: MVKTLIRHGNSLALVIDRPILDLLKIEPDTPLEITTDGEGLHVRPARGNDHKSRVRKATKRMMKTHEQTLRNLAK
- a CDS encoding NosD domain-containing protein, with the translated sequence MIIIAASGVTLIGEGVTLQGNGRGVAIKLAGRLHDVTVGGFTILDYYNSVECYGHFSDILLHQMTIKGSRNMHLQVTPSQDGLENHRIVIEDIVAKNSFNTGIACRSCFDSVVRRISSSNENADVMESNLMLFGGARNLIEINSVYTRNESGCNAIWISKSDNNIIQNNEMNLGNKDGSHFYGSSHNIFRGNRIVLNKNSQNSVEILDAKSSGNEFYGNELHVGMFKDRSDVGSIFCVGGVGNEYLDGAYYGGPDPHHGTCP
- a CDS encoding carboxymuconolactone decarboxylase family protein; its protein translation is MKQMMGMSLLPADQKISKQLNEKICLAVSGVNNCRYCSWLHTKTALEKGLAEEEVRALLATEFEDLDPEDATVVLYAQHWSDCDGQVTSGARNRMLDKYGSQRTAAIEAQICAVYFGNLCSNTVFAYRQGQVDTKWRPTTLLTYLLSLPVAIGIMGMAGLKEP
- a CDS encoding type II toxin-antitoxin system death-on-curing family toxin, producing MNPEFLDLEDALEIHTLQLSRFGGSTGLRDRGLLESALAQPQAVFESAFLHADIFEMAAAYLFHIVRNHPFVDGNKRTGLLCALVFLEINGVQVSAEESEYERLTLATAEGQMDKPTLAEFFRTHSRQ